Sequence from the Streptomyces sp. R33 genome:
TGATCCCGGCCGCAGGTCTCGGCACCCGCTTCCTTCCGGCGACGAAGGCGACGCCCAAGGAAATGCTCCCCGTCGTGGACAAGCCGGCCATCCAGTACGTCGTCGAGGAGGCCGTCTCGGCCGGCCTGGACGATGTCCTCATGATCACGGGGCGTAACAAGCGCGCCCTCGAGGACCATTTCGACCGCAACTACGAGCTGGAATCGGCCCTCATCGCCAAGGGCGACGACGACCGGCTCAAGAAGGTCCAGGAGTCCAGCGACCTGGCCACCATGCACTACGTCCGCCAGGGCGACCCGCGCGGCCTCGGCCACGCCGTCCTGTGCGCCGAGCCGCACGTCGGCGACGAGCCCTTCGCCGTCCTCCTCGGCGACGACCTGATCGACCCGCGCGACCCGCTGCTGCGCCAGATGACCGACGTCCACGCCCGTACCGGGGGCACCGTCATCGCCCTCATGGAGGTCGACCCGGCCAACGTCCACCTCTACGGCTGCGCCGCCGTCGAGGCCACGGACGAGGAGGACGTCGTCCGGATCACCGGTCTCGTCGAGAAGCCGGACCCGGCCGACGCGCCCAGCAATTACGCGGTCATCGGACGCTATGTCCTCAACCCCGCGATCTTCGACATACTGCGGGAGACCGAGCCGGGCCGCGGCGGGGAGATCCAGCTCACCGACGGCCTGCAGAAGCTTGCCGCCGACGAGACCGTGGGCGGCCCGGTGCACGGCGTGGTCTTCCGGGGCCGCCGCTACGACACCGGAGACCGCGGGGACTACCTGCGGGCCATCGTCCGCCTCGCGTGCGAGCGTGAGGACCTGGGCCCGGAGTTCCGCACCTGGCTTCACCGTTACGTCACGGAGGAGATGTAGCACCTTGAGCAGCCGCGCACCGCAGGACACCGGCCACGGCGCCCAGCGCCTGTGGTCGGTCGACGAGCACCTCGCGGACGTCCTCGCCGCGATCCGGCCGCTGGAGCCCATCGAGCTCCAGCTGCTCGACGCCCAGGGCTGTGTCCTGGTCGAGGACGTCACCGTGCCCGTCGCGCTCCCGCCCTTCGACAACAGCTCCATGGACGGGTACGCCGTCCGCACGGCCGATGTCCAGGGCGCGAGCGAGGAGTTCCCCGCGGTGCTGACGGTGATCGGGGACGTGGCGGCGGGCAGCGGCGACCTGCCCACCGTCGGCCCCGGCCAGGCCGCCCGCATCATGACGGGCGCCCCGCTGCCGCCGGGTGCCGAGGCCGTCGTACCGGTCGAGTGGACCGACGGCGGCAGCGGCGGCGGCGCGGCCGCCGGCATGATCCCGGCCAGCGAGGCCCCCGAGGGCGCGGGTGGCGAGGTGCGCGTGCACCGGGCCGCCGAGTCGCGGGCGCACGTACGCTCGCGCGGCAGCGACGTCCAGGCCGGGGACCTCGCCCTGGCCGCCGGCACGGTGCTCGGGCCGCCGCAGATCGCGCTGCTCGCGGCCATCGGGCGGGGCACCGTACGGGTGCGGCCGCGCCCGCGCGTGGTCGTGCTGTCCACCGGCAGCGAGCTGGTCCAGCCGGGCGAGTCCCTCGCCGCGGGGACGATCTACGACTCGAACAGCTTCGCGCTGGCCGCCGCCGCGCGCGACGCCGGGGCGATCTCCTACCGCGTCGGGGCCGTGGCCGACGACGCCGAGACGTTGCGCTCCGCCATCGAGGACCAGCTGATCCGCGCGGACCTGCTGGTGACCACGGGCGGCGTCAGCGTCGGTGCGTACGACGTGGTCAAGGAGGCGCTGTCCTCGGTGGCCACGGCCGGGGACGAGCCCGACGGCGGGCGGATGGACTTCCGCAAGCTCGCGATGCAGCCCGGCAAGCCGCAGGGCTTCGGCACCATCGGCCCGGACCACACCCCCCTGCTGGCCCTGCCCGGCAACCCGGTGTCCTCATACGTCTCCTTCGAGCTGTTCGTGCGCCCCGCGATCCGCGCGCTCATGGGCCTGGCGGACGTCAGTCGGCCCAGCGTGCGGGCGGTCCTGAAGGCCGACGAGGCGCTGCGCTCCCCGGCGGGCCGCCGCCAGTTCCTGCGCGGCAAGTACGACGCGGAGAGCGGCACGGTCAGCCCGGTCGGCGGATCGGGCTCCCACCTGATCGCGGCCCTGGCCCACGCCGACTCGCTGATGGTCGTACCGGAGGACGTCACCTCGGTGGAGCCGGGGGCGGAGCTGGAAGTGGTCCTGCTCGGCTGAAGTCCGGCCGGTGCGGGTAGCGTGTTGCACCACACAGGCCCTTGCGGGGCCCGGAGCGGGAGCGGCACGAACCTATGGCAGCGTTTTCCCAGGGGGCGACCCCCGGACCCCCTGAGCACAGCAGGCTGACGCACATCGACGAGGCCGGCGCGGCCCGGATGGTGGACGTCTCGGAGAAGGACGTCACGACGCGGACGGCACGGGCCAGCGGGCGCGTGCTCGTCTCCGCCCGGGTGATCGAGCTGCTGCGCGGCGAGGGCGTGCCCAAGGGCGACGCCCTCGCCACCGCGCGGATCGCCGGGATCATGGGCGCGAAGAAGACCCCCGACCTGATCCCGCTGTGCCACCCGCTGGCCGTGTCGGGCGTGAAGGTGGACCTCTCGGTCGCCGACGACGCCGTCGAGATCCTGGCCACCGTCAAGACCACCGACCGCACGGGCGTCGAGATGGAGGCGCTGACCGCCGTCGCGGTCGCCGGGCTCACCGTCATCGACATGGTGAAGGCCGTCGACAAGGGCGCCGTCATCACGGACGTCCGGGTGGAGGAGAAGACCGGCGGCAAGTCCGGCGACTGGACGCGCGCGTGAACGCCCCGCGCGGCGGCGACGCCTTCAGCCACGTCCACGCACCCGTACCGCCGGCGGCGGGCGGGACCCGGGCGGCCGGGCCCGAGGCCGAGGGCGCTCCGGGCGCGGCCCGGGAGCCCGGGCGCACCCTGCGGGGGCTCGTGGTCACCGCCTCGAACCGCGCCTCGGCGGGCGTGTACGCCGACCGGGGCGGACCGCTGCTGGCCGAGGGGCTCGAGGAGCTCGGCTTCACCGTGGACGGCCCGCGGGTCGTCCCCGACGGGGATCCCGTCGAGCAGGCGCTGCGCGAGGGCGTGGCCGCCGGGTACGACGTCGTCCTCACCACCGGCGGCACCGGCATCTCGCCGACCGACCGCACCCCGGACGCCACGGCGCGGGTACTGGACTACGAGATCCCGGGCATCCCGCAGGCCATCCGGGCCGAGAGCCTGGCGACCGTGCCGACCGCGGCGCTGTCCCGGGGCCTGGCGGGCGTGGCGGGCCACACCCTGATCGTGAACCTGCCCGGTTCGACGGGCGGGGTGCGCGACGGCCTCGCCGTCCTGGCCCGGATCCTGCCGCACGCGGTGGACCAGATCCGGGGCGGCGACCACCCCAGACCGGCGGAGCCTCACGGGAGCCAGCGCTGAACGGACCCTCCTGGCCGGTGGTGCTGACCGACGGCGACGTCACGCTCCGGCCGATAAAGCTGCGGGACCAGACCGCCTGGCGGGAGGTCAACCGGCGCAACCGCGACTGGCTCCGGCCGTGGGAGGCGACGATTCCGCCGCCCGCGCCGTGGGGGCCGGTGATCCACCGGCCGACGTACCGGCAGATGGTCCGCCATCTGCGGGCCGAGGCGAACGCGGGGCGGATGCTGCCGTTCGTCATCGAGTACCAGGGCCGCCTCGTCGGCCAGCTGACGGTCGCCGGGATCACCTGGGGCTCGATGTGCGCGGGCCACGTCGGCTACTGGGTGGACCGCGAGGTGGCGGGCCGGGGCGTCATGCCGACGGCGGTCGCCCTCGCCGTGGACCACTGCTTCTCGAAGGTGGGGCTGCACCGGATCGAGGTGTGCATCCGCCCGGAGAACGGGCCGAGCCGGCGGGTCGTGGAGAAACTGGGCTTCCGTGAGGAGGGGCTGCGGCCGCGCTACCTCCACATCGACGGCGCGTGGCGCGACCACCTCGTGTACGCCCTGACGGCGGAGGAGGTCCCGGAGGGGCTGCTGCGCCGCTGGCACCGCGGACGCAGGCAGGGCACCTCGTCGGCGTAGCAGGGGGCCAGGCGACCCGGTAAACGAATATCTGTTCGAATTATCGGGTCGGGGAACCGATTCGCCCATAACCTGATCCGAAGAATCACAAAAAAAGTCCGTGATATCAGCCAGTTCGTGCGACACACCGGCCCAATTGGCGGATCCGCCCGGCCGCGCCCCTCTACGGTGTGAGGTGTGAGCAGCAGCGGCCTCATCTACGCAGTCATTGTCGGGGCCTGGGCCGCCTACTTGGTGCCCATGTGGCTCCGGAGGCAGGACGAGCTGAACGAAGCCCGTCCGACGGAACGCTTCTCCACCGCCATTCGGCTGCTTTCCGGCCGGGCGGGAATGGAGCGCCGTTACGCCAAGGGGCTGCGGGAACGCGGCGACCAGGAGGCAGAGCCCGCGCACCGCGCGGACCCGGACGCCGCGACGGAAACGGTGAATTCCGTGGACGCCGACGCCCGGCCCGTCGTCGTGCCCCCGACCAGGGCGGAGCCGAGGTCTGCCGTGGCGGAGCGGCACCGGCGCGAGCAGCGCCTGCAGGTACTCGCGCGCCGCCGGCGCACCACCGCGCTGCTCTTCCTGATCTTCACGCTCGGTGCGATCGTCGCGGCGGTCGGCGGCCTGGGCTACCTCTGGGCGCCCGCCGTGCCGGCCCTGCTGCTGAGCGCGTACATCGTGCACCTGCGGGTCCAGGAACGGCGCCGCTACGAGTTCACCATGGACCGGCGGCGCGCCGAGGCCGCCGCCCGGCAGCTGCGCGAGAACCGCCCGCGCCGCCGTGAGCCGGAGGCCGCGGCCGGATCCGAACCGGACCCTGCGCCACCCGTCTCCCCGCAGGAGGCCGGACGGCGCGCGCTGGTCGAGCAGACCGACCACGCCGAGTGGGTGGACCAGCAGCGCGAGCGCGAACGCGGCCCCGCCCGTGGTGACAGCTGGGAGCCGGTCCCGGTCCCGCTGCCGACGTACGTGACGGCCCCGGTCGCCCCGCGCGCCACCGGCCCGGCGACCCCGGACGCCTGGAGCGCGACCCGCTCCAGCACGGCCGAGCCGACGGACCCCCGCCTGCGCGCCCAGCCGTCGCCGGCCCCGAAGGCCGAGCCGAAGCCGGACCAGAAGCCCCAGCCGAACGCCCGCCCGCGCGGCCAGGGCCGCGGCCGCACACCGCTGTTCGACCAGTACGAGAGCGACGACCGCCCCCGCGCCGCGAACGAATGACCGGACCTGCGCGGACGCTCCCCGGTATCGGTTTTGGAGCACCCGCGCGGGGATGCTAATGTTTCACACGTCGCAAGGGCCTGTGGCGCAGTCTGGTAGCGCACCTCGTTCGCATCGAGGGGGTCTGGGGTTCAAATCCCCACAGGTCCACAAACGACAGTTCACGGGTAGCTCCCGAGAACGTCATGAGATCCCGTCCGGTCGAAAGACCGGGCGGGATCTCGGCGTTTGTGGGGTGTTCGGGGGTGTTGTCCGCATGCGGCGGGCGTGAGCATGTCTGCTCGAAACGGACGCGACGCCGATGGGGAGCTCTTGCTCCGGGAGTTCAGCGCGACCGCCCTCACCGAGCACCGTGTGGACGGGTGATCGCCGTTGTTATGCTCCGACACGATCGGGGGGGACCGAGCACGAAGAGCCAGGCCGACCGGCCCGCGAGAGCGGCTGCGCGGGGCCGGTTCCGCGGCGTCCCTCCCCCTGTACTCACCCATGAGAGGGTGGCTTTGGAGCCGACCGTACGACGATCGTTGCGACTGCGCCGAGGGCTGGGGGCCGCCGCGCTGGCCCTGGTCACGGGCGCCGCGTTGTCGACCGTGGCCGTGTCCGCGGCAGTCGCCGCCCCGGTTGCAGGTGCTCCTGCCGAGCTGGTGCTGCCCGCGGCTCCGCGGGGCCTCCCGGC
This genomic interval carries:
- the galU gene encoding UTP--glucose-1-phosphate uridylyltransferase GalU; amino-acid sequence: MNQLHPVIKKAVIPAAGLGTRFLPATKATPKEMLPVVDKPAIQYVVEEAVSAGLDDVLMITGRNKRALEDHFDRNYELESALIAKGDDDRLKKVQESSDLATMHYVRQGDPRGLGHAVLCAEPHVGDEPFAVLLGDDLIDPRDPLLRQMTDVHARTGGTVIALMEVDPANVHLYGCAAVEATDEEDVVRITGLVEKPDPADAPSNYAVIGRYVLNPAIFDILRETEPGRGGEIQLTDGLQKLAADETVGGPVHGVVFRGRRYDTGDRGDYLRAIVRLACEREDLGPEFRTWLHRYVTEEM
- a CDS encoding molybdenum cofactor biosynthesis protein B is translated as MRGLVVTASNRASAGVYADRGGPLLAEGLEELGFTVDGPRVVPDGDPVEQALREGVAAGYDVVLTTGGTGISPTDRTPDATARVLDYEIPGIPQAIRAESLATVPTAALSRGLAGVAGHTLIVNLPGSTGGVRDGLAVLARILPHAVDQIRGGDHPRPAEPHGSQR
- a CDS encoding GNAT family N-acetyltransferase, producing MVLTDGDVTLRPIKLRDQTAWREVNRRNRDWLRPWEATIPPPAPWGPVIHRPTYRQMVRHLRAEANAGRMLPFVIEYQGRLVGQLTVAGITWGSMCAGHVGYWVDREVAGRGVMPTAVALAVDHCFSKVGLHRIEVCIRPENGPSRRVVEKLGFREEGLRPRYLHIDGAWRDHLVYALTAEEVPEGLLRRWHRGRRQGTSSA
- the glp gene encoding gephyrin-like molybdotransferase Glp, encoding MSSRAPQDTGHGAQRLWSVDEHLADVLAAIRPLEPIELQLLDAQGCVLVEDVTVPVALPPFDNSSMDGYAVRTADVQGASEEFPAVLTVIGDVAAGSGDLPTVGPGQAARIMTGAPLPPGAEAVVPVEWTDGGSGGGAAAGMIPASEAPEGAGGEVRVHRAAESRAHVRSRGSDVQAGDLALAAGTVLGPPQIALLAAIGRGTVRVRPRPRVVVLSTGSELVQPGESLAAGTIYDSNSFALAAAARDAGAISYRVGAVADDAETLRSAIEDQLIRADLLVTTGGVSVGAYDVVKEALSSVATAGDEPDGGRMDFRKLAMQPGKPQGFGTIGPDHTPLLALPGNPVSSYVSFELFVRPAIRALMGLADVSRPSVRAVLKADEALRSPAGRRQFLRGKYDAESGTVSPVGGSGSHLIAALAHADSLMVVPEDVTSVEPGAELEVVLLG
- the moaC gene encoding cyclic pyranopterin monophosphate synthase MoaC, whose protein sequence is MAAFSQGATPGPPEHSRLTHIDEAGAARMVDVSEKDVTTRTARASGRVLVSARVIELLRGEGVPKGDALATARIAGIMGAKKTPDLIPLCHPLAVSGVKVDLSVADDAVEILATVKTTDRTGVEMEALTAVAVAGLTVIDMVKAVDKGAVITDVRVEEKTGGKSGDWTRA